A part of Halobacillus shinanisalinarum genomic DNA contains:
- a CDS encoding CAP domain-containing protein, with the protein MKGMSFILSGAVAASLLFAPTNTEASTADQKDVNIDCVTGWHVENGEVQKGNVQSILKQIGMQQPAQGEQSSDQEAPQKAEAQPEKSNESAKADQQPEKSDAPAKAEQQPTESVEQPAQAEAPPKTEQPAQAQENKQQSAENSSVSAFAKKVVELTNAERAQEGLAPLELDVELSKVAKDKSLDMQQNDYFSHTSPTYGSPFDMMKQYGIDYKTAGENIAMGQTTPEQVVQGWMNSQGHRENIMNPSFTHIGVGYAEQGNYWTQMFIGK; encoded by the coding sequence ATGAAGGGTATGTCATTTATACTGTCTGGAGCCGTAGCCGCATCGCTGTTATTTGCTCCAACTAATACTGAGGCATCAACAGCAGATCAGAAGGACGTTAATATAGATTGCGTGACTGGTTGGCACGTAGAAAATGGAGAGGTACAAAAAGGAAATGTTCAATCCATTTTAAAACAAATTGGAATGCAACAACCAGCTCAGGGTGAGCAATCTTCAGATCAAGAAGCACCTCAAAAGGCTGAAGCACAGCCAGAAAAATCAAATGAATCTGCTAAAGCTGACCAACAGCCGGAAAAGTCAGATGCACCGGCAAAAGCTGAGCAACAGCCAACTGAATCTGTAGAACAGCCAGCACAAGCTGAGGCACCACCGAAAACGGAACAACCAGCACAAGCTCAGGAAAACAAGCAACAATCAGCTGAAAACTCTAGTGTATCAGCTTTTGCCAAAAAGGTAGTAGAGTTAACAAATGCTGAACGTGCTCAAGAAGGATTAGCACCACTAGAATTGGACGTTGAATTAAGCAAAGTAGCAAAAGACAAGTCACTTGATATGCAGCAAAATGATTACTTCTCACACACAAGCCCGACTTACGGATCTCCGTTTGATATGATGAAACAATACGGAATCGACTATAAGACTGCTGGCGAAAATATCGCTATGGGACAAACTACTCCCGAGCAAGTTGTCCAGGGGTGGATGAACAGTCAAGGACACCGTGAAAATATCATGAATCCTTCTTTCACTCACATTGGCGTAGGATATGCTGAACAAGGAAACTATTGGACTCAAATGTTCATTGGTAAATAA
- a CDS encoding LacI family DNA-binding transcriptional regulator, protein MSQKKARVTLKQVAEHAGVSRATASLIVRNSPSISEPTREKVLASMEELGYVYDRVAANLRGQSSTTVGLIITDIANPFFNELLVGVHNRLEEDGYTVILGTTFDMENKQQKLISTMMEHRVGGIILCPVSDSSSINVEELQRWNLPIVTAVREIEGLACDYVGINYAEGAQMAVEHLINKGHQRIAFVGGNSESSAWQNRKKGYMLAHKKAEIEVDESLIVESSAERSGGVESIERVLEESDPPSAVFCFNDLVAFGVIEGLRRAGYQPGKDVAVVGFDNVEESATLSYPSLTTISSHAKVIGSKAADLLHQRINNNEVEQQRIILHPDLVIRESS, encoded by the coding sequence TTGAGTCAGAAAAAAGCTCGCGTTACTTTAAAACAGGTGGCGGAACATGCTGGAGTATCTCGAGCGACCGCTTCTCTTATCGTACGTAACAGTCCAAGCATTTCAGAGCCTACCCGGGAAAAAGTATTGGCCTCTATGGAGGAATTAGGATATGTTTATGACCGTGTCGCGGCGAATTTGAGAGGGCAGAGTTCAACCACAGTAGGATTGATTATTACTGATATCGCTAACCCTTTTTTTAATGAATTGTTAGTAGGCGTCCATAATAGATTGGAAGAAGATGGCTATACAGTTATCCTAGGAACTACGTTTGATATGGAAAATAAACAACAGAAACTTATTTCTACTATGATGGAACATAGGGTAGGCGGAATCATTCTTTGCCCAGTATCTGATAGTTCATCGATAAATGTGGAAGAGCTGCAAAGATGGAACCTCCCTATCGTTACCGCTGTTAGAGAAATAGAGGGGCTCGCTTGTGATTATGTAGGTATTAATTATGCAGAAGGTGCCCAAATGGCAGTAGAGCACCTCATTAATAAGGGTCACCAAAGAATTGCGTTTGTCGGTGGAAATTCAGAGTCCTCTGCATGGCAAAATCGGAAGAAAGGTTATATGCTTGCACATAAGAAAGCGGAAATAGAGGTAGATGAGTCACTGATTGTAGAGAGTTCTGCTGAAAGATCAGGCGGGGTGGAATCGATCGAGCGTGTATTGGAAGAATCAGATCCGCCTAGTGCAGTTTTCTGCTTCAATGACTTAGTTGCTTTCGGTGTAATAGAGGGATTACGCAGGGCTGGTTATCAGCCTGGTAAGGATGTGGCAGTAGTAGGATTTGATAATGTAGAAGAATCAGCAACACTATCCTATCCGTCATTAACGACCATTTCCTCTCATGCAAAAGTTATCGGCAGTAAAGCGGCTGATTTACTGCATCAGCGAATAAATAATAACGAGGTAGAGCAGCAGCGCATTATCCTACACCCGGATTTGGTTATAAGAGAATCCTCCTAA
- a CDS encoding TRAP transporter large permease: protein MTAALLFGGFTVLLLISVPIGIALGVASLLTLIYTNTLPVEYIAQTLITSVDSFPIMAVPFFILAAEIMGKGGISNRLFTLANTLVGNKTGGFAMATIVTCMFFAAISGSGPATVAAIGGIMIPSMVKMGYDKKFATALVAAAGSLGVIIPPSIPMVIYGVVGGASVGDLFVAGIIPGCLVAAGLMVYSYYYSKKMGYRGTGEKFTFKRFYDAAWDAKWALLIPIIIIGGIYGGIFTPTEAAAVAVVYGLIAGLLLYRELNIKDLPKVFADSALTTATVLIIVGAATVFGRLLTVEQIPTKVANAMLSISESPIIIIMLISLLLLIVGCFMDTLAAIIILTPILLPIATEIGYDPVHFGIIMVANLAIGFITPPLGVNLFVGSGISGLSIESLSKAIVPFFVAMIVTLLLIIFIPQISLMFLK from the coding sequence ATGACAGCTGCATTGTTATTTGGTGGCTTTACAGTTTTGTTACTAATTAGTGTCCCAATAGGTATTGCATTAGGGGTTGCTTCATTACTCACCCTTATTTATACTAATACGCTTCCGGTTGAATATATCGCACAAACCTTAATCACTTCAGTCGATTCCTTTCCAATTATGGCTGTTCCTTTCTTTATCTTAGCTGCTGAAATTATGGGGAAGGGTGGGATATCCAACCGTCTTTTTACCTTAGCCAACACATTGGTTGGTAATAAAACGGGCGGCTTTGCCATGGCAACCATTGTTACGTGCATGTTTTTTGCTGCTATCTCAGGGTCGGGTCCGGCTACAGTTGCAGCGATAGGAGGAATTATGATCCCTTCGATGGTTAAAATGGGGTATGATAAAAAGTTTGCTACTGCATTAGTTGCAGCTGCTGGTTCTTTAGGAGTTATCATCCCACCAAGTATCCCTATGGTTATATATGGAGTTGTTGGAGGAGCTTCTGTAGGCGATTTATTCGTTGCAGGCATTATACCAGGCTGTTTAGTTGCCGCAGGATTAATGGTTTATTCCTATTATTATTCTAAGAAGATGGGTTATCGTGGAACAGGTGAGAAGTTTACGTTTAAGCGGTTTTATGATGCCGCTTGGGATGCTAAATGGGCGCTGTTAATTCCTATTATTATTATCGGGGGAATATATGGAGGTATATTTACACCTACCGAAGCAGCAGCGGTTGCCGTAGTATATGGGTTAATTGCAGGTTTGCTTTTATACAGGGAACTTAATATAAAAGATTTACCGAAAGTTTTTGCCGACTCTGCCTTAACGACAGCTACAGTTTTGATTATAGTTGGGGCTGCCACAGTATTTGGCAGACTATTAACAGTTGAGCAAATCCCTACTAAGGTAGCCAATGCTATGCTTTCCATTTCAGAAAGCCCAATCATCATTATTATGCTAATTAGTTTGCTTCTACTCATTGTCGGTTGTTTTATGGATACATTGGCAGCCATCATCATTTTAACTCCGATTCTTTTGCCAATAGCTACAGAAATAGGATATGATCCTGTTCATTTTGGAATTATTATGGTTGCCAACCTGGCTATTGGGTTTATAACACCTCCTCTAGGTGTGAATTTATTTGTTGGTTCTGGGATCTCTGGATTATCGATAGAGTCTCTTTCTAAAGCAATCGTTCCTTTCTTTGTAGCAATGATCGTTACGCTTTTGCTAATTATATTTATTCCTCAGATTTCCTTAATGTTTTTAAAATAG
- a CDS encoding NAD(P)/FAD-dependent oxidoreductase, which translates to MQQEQHIHDTIIIGGGPAGLFSAFYGGMRGMDIHLIESLPELGGQLTALYPEKYIYDVAGFPKVKAKTLVQQLEEQALAFDPHVSLDTSVSHVEKLDEQLFQVTTTSGVYFSKTVIITGGVGAFQPQRLPIDNAVDYEGSHLYYSVSDIEAFRNKKVLISGGGDSAVDWALTLESVAEEVTLVHRRDKFRAHEQSVEQLQASSINLLTPYVIHSLSGKDGELKQVTISDKKNTEEKTLDIDSLIVSHGFKSNLGPIQDWGIELQKKSIVVNPKMETNIKGIYAAGDITTHEGKVNLIASGFGEGPIAINYAKSYIDPKSRVQPMHSTSLF; encoded by the coding sequence GTGCAACAAGAACAACACATCCATGACACGATTATTATCGGAGGAGGCCCAGCCGGCTTGTTTTCGGCTTTCTATGGCGGGATGCGTGGCATGGATATTCACTTAATTGAAAGTCTGCCGGAACTGGGTGGTCAGCTCACAGCATTGTATCCGGAAAAATATATTTATGACGTTGCCGGATTCCCCAAAGTAAAAGCCAAGACACTCGTTCAACAACTTGAGGAACAAGCACTAGCTTTTGACCCGCACGTATCCTTGGATACATCTGTGTCACATGTGGAAAAGTTGGACGAACAATTATTCCAGGTAACAACAACGAGTGGTGTTTATTTTTCCAAGACAGTGATCATTACTGGCGGAGTCGGAGCGTTTCAACCACAGCGACTGCCTATTGACAATGCTGTAGATTACGAAGGTTCCCACCTGTATTACAGTGTTAGTGATATCGAAGCCTTTCGGAATAAAAAGGTCTTGATTTCGGGTGGAGGAGATTCTGCTGTTGACTGGGCATTAACCCTGGAATCTGTGGCCGAAGAAGTTACATTGGTTCATCGCCGTGACAAGTTCCGTGCCCACGAACAAAGTGTAGAACAATTACAAGCTTCCTCTATTAACTTGCTTACTCCTTATGTTATTCATTCTCTCTCAGGCAAGGATGGGGAGTTGAAACAAGTAACAATTTCGGACAAGAAAAATACAGAAGAAAAAACGTTGGATATTGATTCACTTATTGTCAGTCACGGGTTTAAGTCAAACCTCGGACCGATTCAGGATTGGGGAATAGAACTGCAAAAGAAATCTATCGTAGTGAATCCTAAAATGGAAACAAATATAAAAGGGATTTATGCCGCCGGGGATATCACCACCCACGAAGGGAAGGTAAACCTTATTGCCTCAGGATTCGGAGAGGGTCCGATAGCTATTAATTATGCCAAATCCTATATCGATCCTAAATCTCGTGTCCAACCCATGCATAGTACCAGCCTTTTTTAA
- a CDS encoding amidohydrolase family protein, with amino-acid sequence MNNNNPSSKKRIIDVDIHESVTYKDLFKYLENPYRRYIEDANWIQEKHMPYTQPSVAGVNRADAVVPDGRPAGSDLPFMQEQLLDDIGHEYGILTGALDPSPSSMHGWYEMATALASAYNDWQIENWLEKDERLYGSVHINAEDRDGAIREIERVGSHPKMVQILLPIDDKMWGDPYYHPIYEAAQKHDLMIGMHHNEPPVYFGKWPRYFIEWHSLLPTSHMMQVTNMIFNGVFEKFPNLKLMMIEGGFTFVPHLMWKLDQQYNDLRHEVPWIKRKPSEIMKEHVRFCTQPSEELNKKDFLSVIDQMGSDEMICFATDYPHWDFDSPHRSLPSLDPDLKKKIFSENARAFYPKLK; translated from the coding sequence GTGAACAACAACAATCCATCATCTAAAAAGAGAATTATTGACGTTGATATCCACGAAAGTGTAACTTACAAAGATTTATTCAAGTATTTAGAAAATCCATATAGAAGATATATCGAGGATGCGAATTGGATACAGGAAAAACATATGCCCTATACACAGCCGTCTGTAGCAGGGGTTAACCGCGCTGATGCTGTCGTACCAGATGGCAGACCGGCCGGATCCGATCTACCTTTCATGCAGGAACAACTGCTTGATGACATTGGTCATGAATACGGCATTCTAACCGGGGCTCTTGATCCATCACCTTCATCCATGCACGGATGGTATGAGATGGCAACGGCACTAGCTTCAGCCTACAATGACTGGCAAATAGAGAACTGGTTGGAAAAAGACGAGCGGCTTTACGGTTCTGTCCATATTAATGCGGAGGACCGTGATGGAGCTATTCGTGAAATAGAAAGGGTTGGATCACATCCAAAGATGGTTCAAATCCTATTGCCTATCGATGATAAGATGTGGGGCGATCCTTACTATCACCCTATCTATGAGGCTGCCCAAAAACACGATTTGATGATCGGCATGCACCATAATGAGCCTCCCGTTTACTTTGGTAAATGGCCAAGATACTTTATAGAGTGGCACAGCCTCCTGCCTACTTCACACATGATGCAGGTGACGAACATGATTTTTAACGGTGTATTTGAGAAGTTCCCAAATCTTAAACTAATGATGATTGAAGGCGGATTTACCTTTGTTCCTCACTTGATGTGGAAACTCGATCAACAGTACAACGACCTTCGCCATGAAGTGCCCTGGATCAAGAGAAAACCTAGCGAAATTATGAAAGAACACGTTCGTTTTTGCACCCAACCATCAGAAGAATTAAATAAAAAGGATTTCCTATCCGTTATTGATCAGATGGGATCAGATGAAATGATTTGCTTTGCCACGGACTACCCCCATTGGGATTTTGATTCGCCGCATCGTTCACTACCGAGCCTGGATCCCGATCTCAAGAAAAAGATATTTTCTGAGAATGCAAGAGCATTCTATCCAAAATTAAAGTAG
- a CDS encoding Rieske (2Fe-2S) protein yields the protein MKQQTVCHVNDMQPGELRETELGRISVVVCKTPDGEFYAFTNKCIHQGGPLSKGKLCGAPQSDNPGEYTFCQDGEILRCPWHGREFNVKDDGRMLANPKHKLPSFPVKIEDDYVIVYK from the coding sequence ATGAAGCAACAAACGGTTTGTCACGTAAATGATATGCAGCCAGGAGAATTGCGAGAAACTGAACTTGGTCGCATTTCTGTCGTCGTTTGTAAGACTCCAGATGGGGAATTTTACGCATTTACAAATAAATGTATCCACCAGGGAGGGCCCTTGTCCAAAGGAAAACTTTGCGGCGCTCCGCAATCGGATAACCCAGGAGAATACACCTTTTGTCAAGATGGAGAAATTCTCCGCTGCCCTTGGCATGGACGTGAGTTTAATGTCAAAGACGACGGCCGAATGCTAGCCAATCCAAAACACAAACTACCAAGCTTTCCAGTCAAAATAGAAGATGATTATGTCATCGTTTATAAATAA
- a CDS encoding shikimate kinase → MVNKDISLREIPLREKSIVFVGFMGVGKTTIGRLVAKKLHRSFIDVDQEIENKYQMPTSEIFKTIGEKAFRKEEKNTITTCCQQRLKIISLGGGAFLQEEIRNVCLTNCIVFYLDISWDSWKERLSMLVDSRPVLQGRTIEEIETLFHERKDSYSDHNSKLMTDQLDEEEVADYITESLKMAWNLYD, encoded by the coding sequence ATGGTAAACAAAGACATTTCATTAAGAGAAATTCCGCTAAGAGAAAAAAGTATCGTGTTTGTCGGCTTTATGGGTGTTGGTAAAACAACAATAGGCAGGTTGGTTGCCAAAAAACTTCACCGAAGCTTTATTGATGTTGACCAGGAAATTGAAAATAAATATCAAATGCCCACTTCTGAAATCTTTAAAACAATTGGTGAAAAAGCCTTTCGTAAAGAAGAAAAAAACACTATTACTACATGTTGCCAACAGAGGCTGAAGATTATATCACTTGGTGGAGGAGCATTCTTGCAAGAGGAGATTCGTAATGTTTGCTTGACTAACTGTATTGTTTTCTATTTGGACATTTCATGGGATTCCTGGAAGGAAAGACTGAGTATGCTAGTAGACAGCCGCCCGGTGCTGCAAGGGAGAACGATTGAAGAAATAGAAACGTTATTTCACGAAAGAAAAGATAGCTACTCTGACCACAATTCTAAGTTAATGACGGACCAGCTAGATGAAGAAGAAGTCGCTGATTATATTACAGAATCGTTAAAAATGGCCTGGAATTTATATGATTAA
- a CDS encoding TRAP transporter small permease: MKVIKWLDRHFEEFFLVFFSVIMVTAISLQIFMRLFGESLGWSEELGRYCFIWLVYIGISYGVKKQRHIKVDVMLLLLKDKGKVVLTMIANVIFLTFAIFVVIYGFEIAYKILDWGQTSPGLNLPMGIVYLATPVGMGLTAIRIIQQLAKQYAFLTGKDGKEEEPLANGSSRANVLTHEQDMTGGGRT, translated from the coding sequence ATGAAAGTAATTAAATGGTTAGATAGACATTTTGAAGAATTTTTCCTCGTTTTCTTTTCCGTGATCATGGTTACGGCTATATCCTTGCAAATCTTTATGAGGTTATTTGGGGAGTCGTTAGGGTGGTCAGAGGAATTAGGAAGGTACTGCTTCATATGGCTTGTTTACATAGGGATTAGCTATGGAGTGAAAAAACAACGGCATATAAAGGTCGATGTCATGCTTTTATTACTTAAAGACAAAGGTAAAGTTGTCCTGACAATGATCGCAAATGTTATATTTTTGACCTTTGCTATTTTCGTCGTTATTTATGGGTTTGAAATTGCTTATAAAATATTGGATTGGGGACAGACATCACCCGGATTAAATCTTCCCATGGGGATTGTTTACTTAGCAACACCTGTAGGAATGGGACTGACTGCCATTAGAATCATTCAACAGTTAGCCAAGCAATATGCCTTTCTTACAGGTAAGGATGGCAAGGAAGAGGAACCATTGGCTAACGGAAGCAGTAGAGCTAACGTTCTTACACATGAACAGGACATGACAGGGGGAGGTAGAACATGA
- a CDS encoding HPr family phosphocarrier protein: protein MKESNQEIIVNISEEQTIIELSDRLQPYKSEIFLKKIYQGSIYEINLKSFLGLITLKIKNGDKIWVRAAGTDCKEALQSVVEYLT from the coding sequence ATGAAAGAGAGCAATCAAGAGATTATTGTCAACATAAGTGAAGAGCAAACCATTATTGAACTGAGTGATAGACTCCAACCCTATAAGTCCGAAATATTTCTTAAAAAAATATATCAAGGAAGTATTTATGAGATTAATTTAAAAAGTTTCCTAGGTTTGATTACACTTAAAATAAAGAATGGAGACAAAATTTGGGTTCGTGCAGCAGGTACAGACTGTAAAGAGGCATTGCAATCAGTAGTTGAATATTTAACATAA